The segment TCATTGCGGGCGCCATGGTGGTCCTCATCAGGGCCTACGGCGTCTACCCGGACGGCGTTCCCTTCGCCGTCATGACCGCCAGCCTTCTCAGCCCCCTGCTGGAACGGCTCCGGCCCAAATTCTTCGGAGTCAAGTAGTCATGCGCGAAATACTTCATATGCTCGTGGTCCTGTCCCTGATCTGCGCGGCGTCGGGCACCATCCTGGTCAACCTCAAGCAGGCGACCAAGGGGCAGATCGAACAGCAGGTCCTGACCTATGTACAAGGCCCGGCCCTCATGTCGGTTCTCAAGAACTGCGACAACGACCCCATCGCCGAACGGATGCAGGTCGGCGATGTGACCGTGTTCCCGGCCAAACGCGACGGCAAGCTCGTGGGCGTGGCCCTGGAGACGTTCGCCCCCGGCTATTCCGGCGACATCGGCGTCATCGTCGGTTTCGACCTGGACCAGGACCGCCTCCTCGGCATCGGCGTCACCACCCAGACGGAAACCCCGGGACTCGGCACCAAGGTGGCCAAGCCCAGCTTCACCAAGCAATTCACCGCCCACGGCCTGGATTCCATGGACCTGGCCTCGCGCGGCGGCGACATCGACGGCATTTCCGGCGCGACCTTCTCCTCCGGGGGAACCGTGGACGCCGTGCGCAAGGCCATCGACATCTACCGGACCATCAAGCCCCAGCTCGCCACCCTGTGGCAGGCTTCCTAGGGAGGAGCACCATGAGCGACATCAAAAAGGAATTCCTCAAAGGCCTGTGGGACGAGCTGCCGCCCTTCCGCGTGCTGCTCGGCCTCTGCCCCACCCTGGCCGTCACCTCCACGGCGGAAAACGGCCTCGGCATGGGCGCGGCGGTCATCTTCGTCCTGACCCTGTCCAACATCATCATCTCGGCCATGCGCAAGATCATTCCGCCCAAGGTCCGCATCGCCTGCTTCATCGTGGTCACGGCCTCCCTGGTCGTCGCGGTTGAACTGCTCATGCAGGCGAACGCCTACCCCCTGTACCAAAAGCTCGGCATCTTCGTGCCCCTCATCGTGGTCAACTGCCTGATCCTGGGCCGCGCCGAAGCCTTCGCCTCGCGCAACGCCATCCTCCCGTCCATCGCCGACGCGCTGGGCATGGGCATCGGCTTCGCGGCCTCCCTGACTTTCCTCGGAGGCGTCCGCGAGCTCTTCGGCAACGGCACCGTGTTCGGCATCCCGGTCATGTGGGCGAACTTCAAGCCCGCCCAGTTCATGGTCATGGCCCCCGGAGCCTTTGTCTGCCTCGGTCTCATCCTGGCGGGCATGAACGCCTTCAACCGCCGCCAGAGCCGCAAGAAGGGCGAAACCGAGTCCGCCGTCCAGAATTCCACCTGCGCCTCCTGCGGGGCGTGCAACGCCTGCGACGGCCGATAGGAGCGTTCGGAAATGGAATACTTCATGCTCTTCATCTCGGCGATATTCATCAACAATATCGTCCTGGTCCAATATCTTGGAACGTGCCCGTTCATGGGCACCTCCAAGTCCACCGACGTGGCCCTCGGCATGGGCGGCGCGGTCATCTTCGTCATCATGATGGCCACGGGCATCACCTGGCCCCTGCATCACTACGTCCTCGTGCCCTACGGCATCGAGTACCTCCAGACCATCGTCTTCATCCTGGTCATCGCCTCGCTGGTGCAGTTCCTGGAGATGTTCCTCCGGAAGCTGGTGCCGCCCCTGTACAAATCGCTGGGCCTGTTCCTGCCTCTCATCACCACGAACTGCGCGGTGATGGGCGTGGCCATCATGGTCCAGCGGAACGGATACTCATTCACCAAGTCCATGCTCTACGGCCTCGCCTCGGGCATCGGTTTCCTGGTGGCCCTGGTCATCATCTCCTCCATCCGCGAACGGCTCGACTTCATGCCCGTTCCCGCCGTGTTCCGCGGCGTGCCGGTGGCCCTGATTACGGCCGGAATCATGTCGCTGGTCTTTTTCGCCTTCAAGGGCATGGCCGCCTAACCAAAGCCAAGGAAAACTGAACATGGTTACTTCCTCCATACTCGTATTGTTTATTCTGGGACTGAGCGCGGCCGCCGTGCTGGCCGTCGCCTCCCGCGTTCTCCATGTGCAGGAGGACCCGCGCATAGCCAGGGTCGAGGGTTGTTTCCCCGGCGCAAACTGCGGCGGTTGCGGATACCCCGGCTGCTCGGCTGCGGCGGCCGCCGTCGTGAAGGGCGACGCCGCCCCGGAAATCTGCGTGGCGGGCGGCCCGGAAATCGCCCGGAACATCGCCTCCATCATGGGCACCGAGGTCGCCTTCAAGGAACCCAAGGTCGCCAACAACATCTGCACGGGCGGCTCCCGCGCCAACCTCCTCTTCGATTACGAAGGCATCAACGACTGCCGGGCCGAGGCGCTGCTCCACGGCGGCGAAAAGTCCTGCGGCCTCGGCTGCATCGGCATGGGCTCCTGCGTCAAGGTCTGCAGTTTCGACGCCATCCGCCTCAACAGCCAAGGGCTGCCCGTCGTGGACTGGCACGCCTGCCGCTCCTGCGGCAAATGCGCCGAAGTCTGCCCCACCGGGGCCATCCGCGTATCCGGCATGACCATGGACCTGCTGCACCTCAACAAGGTCGACGACTGCCTGGCCCCCTGTATGCAGAAGTGCCCGGCCCAGATCGACGTTCGCAGCTACATCCAGCAGATGAAAAAGGGCGACATGCGCGGCGCGCTCACCACCATGAAGGAACGCAACCCGCTTCCCCTGGCCGTGGGCCGTCTCTGCCCCGCCCCATGCGAAAACATCTGCCGCCGCAAGATTGCTGACCACGGCGTGGCCATCCACACCCTGCACCGCTTCGTCGCGGACTGGGAAATGAACTCCGGCAGCCGCGTCAAACTGAAATGCAACCCCTCCTCGGGCCACAAGGTCGCCATCATCGGCGGCGGCGCGGCGGGCCTGACCTGCGCCTATTTCCTGCGCCGCATCGGCCATGATCCGGTCATCTTCGAAAAACGCGAGCGCGTGGGCGGCATGATGCGCGGAGTCATTCCCGAGTACCGCCTGCCCCACAAGGTGGTGGACTGGGAAGTGCAGACCATCCTGGATCTCGGGGTGGAAGTGCGAACCGGCATGACCTTCGGCACGGATGTGACCCTCGACACCCTCAGGGAAGAAGGATTCGAAGCCGTATTCATGGCCACCGGAGCCTGGACCGTTCCCCCGCTGGGCATAGAAAACGACAATGCGCGCGGCGTGATGGACTCGATCACCTTCCTGGACGGCGTGGGCGAAGCCTTCTCCGACCTCAAGGGCAAAAGGGTC is part of the Desulfovibrio sp. Fe33 genome and harbors:
- a CDS encoding FAD-dependent oxidoreductase produces the protein MVTSSILVLFILGLSAAAVLAVASRVLHVQEDPRIARVEGCFPGANCGGCGYPGCSAAAAAVVKGDAAPEICVAGGPEIARNIASIMGTEVAFKEPKVANNICTGGSRANLLFDYEGINDCRAEALLHGGEKSCGLGCIGMGSCVKVCSFDAIRLNSQGLPVVDWHACRSCGKCAEVCPTGAIRVSGMTMDLLHLNKVDDCLAPCMQKCPAQIDVRSYIQQMKKGDMRGALTTMKERNPLPLAVGRLCPAPCENICRRKIADHGVAIHTLHRFVADWEMNSGSRVKLKCNPSSGHKVAIIGGGAAGLTCAYFLRRIGHDPVIFEKRERVGGMMRGVIPEYRLPHKVVDWEVQTILDLGVEVRTGMTFGTDVTLDTLREEGFEAVFMATGAWTVPPLGIENDNARGVMDSITFLDGVGEAFSDLKGKRVVVVGDTNTAMDVVRSAVRLGARVTSLIGCAERKMDANKNEVQRAMEIGADLMFLTAPARLLVENGAVTGVAYHELAYADPEKCAGKLSPVKDSEGALEADLVITATDRLANGAAFTDEHGDPLFDLDKKTGAIKTDPASLQTSIPYVFAGGEAATGRNILIQAVADARRAARAIHHFITEDAIPEPKNPQLRVIPESILKNMEVHYTIPRIQVPVLSVADRKHTFKEEVQGGITYEAARKEASRCLRCGLTCYDSEAGAEYAQDADVHPFNEADGK
- the rsxE gene encoding electron transport complex subunit RsxE, giving the protein MSDIKKEFLKGLWDELPPFRVLLGLCPTLAVTSTAENGLGMGAAVIFVLTLSNIIISAMRKIIPPKVRIACFIVVTASLVVAVELLMQANAYPLYQKLGIFVPLIVVNCLILGRAEAFASRNAILPSIADALGMGIGFAASLTFLGGVRELFGNGTVFGIPVMWANFKPAQFMVMAPGAFVCLGLILAGMNAFNRRQSRKKGETESAVQNSTCASCGACNACDGR
- the rnfG gene encoding RnfABCDGE type electron transport complex subunit G, with amino-acid sequence MREILHMLVVLSLICAASGTILVNLKQATKGQIEQQVLTYVQGPALMSVLKNCDNDPIAERMQVGDVTVFPAKRDGKLVGVALETFAPGYSGDIGVIVGFDLDQDRLLGIGVTTQTETPGLGTKVAKPSFTKQFTAHGLDSMDLASRGGDIDGISGATFSSGGTVDAVRKAIDIYRTIKPQLATLWQAS
- a CDS encoding electron transport complex protein RnfA, whose amino-acid sequence is MEYFMLFISAIFINNIVLVQYLGTCPFMGTSKSTDVALGMGGAVIFVIMMATGITWPLHHYVLVPYGIEYLQTIVFILVIASLVQFLEMFLRKLVPPLYKSLGLFLPLITTNCAVMGVAIMVQRNGYSFTKSMLYGLASGIGFLVALVIISSIRERLDFMPVPAVFRGVPVALITAGIMSLVFFAFKGMAA